The following coding sequences lie in one Chitinivibrionia bacterium genomic window:
- a CDS encoding substrate-binding domain-containing protein: MRKQVFKFMTAVSFAALFIVSCARNDDQITVVSREEGSGTRSAFTELAGVVDAQGRDMMTVNAEISNNTSVVINAVIGNTRAIGYISMGSLNNNIKALKIDGVAATPEMVTSGDYKIARPFLIGTKNEITEVAQDFINFMLSANGQQIVASRGYIGIQNTGEFVSSGVSGRVVVAGSSSVAPLMERFREAYMAINTSATVEVQQNSSSAGIRALQEGICDIAMSSRELRPAEIQSGITPTTVALDGIAVIVNTENKIDNLSLEQVRGIFLGEITEWSKVRGAN; encoded by the coding sequence ATGAGAAAACAGGTGTTCAAATTTATGACAGCCGTTAGTTTTGCGGCATTGTTTATTGTTTCGTGTGCGAGAAACGACGACCAAATTACGGTTGTTTCGCGTGAAGAGGGCTCGGGAACACGTTCGGCGTTTACCGAATTAGCAGGAGTTGTTGACGCTCAGGGAAGAGATATGATGACTGTTAACGCAGAAATCAGCAACAACACATCGGTTGTGATTAACGCTGTAATCGGCAATACGCGTGCAATCGGATATATTTCGATGGGCTCGCTTAACAACAACATCAAGGCGCTGAAAATCGACGGCGTTGCGGCAACTCCCGAAATGGTAACAAGCGGCGATTATAAAATTGCCCGTCCTTTTCTTATCGGAACAAAAAACGAAATAACTGAAGTCGCTCAGGATTTCATCAATTTTATGCTTAGCGCAAACGGACAGCAAATTGTTGCATCGCGTGGATATATCGGAATTCAAAATACGGGCGAATTTGTATCAAGCGGTGTTTCGGGGCGCGTTGTAGTTGCGGGTTCGTCGTCGGTTGCTCCACTTATGGAAAGATTCAGAGAAGCGTATATGGCAATAAATACAAGTGCCACGGTTGAAGTTCAGCAAAATTCTTCGTCGGCGGGAATACGTGCGTTGCAGGAAGGGATTTGCGACATTGCTATGAGTTCCAGAGAGCTGAGACCTGCCGAAATTCAATCGGGTATTACTCCGACCACCGTTGCGCTTGACGGAATTGCAGTTATAGTTAACACGGAAAATAAAATTGACAATTTGTCTCTTGAGCAAGTAAGAGGAATTTTCTTGGGTGAAATTACAGAATGGAGCAAAGTCAGGGGAGCGAATTAA